The proteins below come from a single Peromyscus leucopus breed LL Stock chromosome 13, UCI_PerLeu_2.1, whole genome shotgun sequence genomic window:
- the Gpr35 gene encoding G-protein coupled receptor 35 isoform X1: MRMDWHLSDGPRTMNATCNSSSTWPDSITYIFTTYSALLLVLGLLLNGLALWVFCSRMHQWTETRVYMTNLAVADLCLLCSLPFMLYSLKDTSDTPICQLSQGIYLVNRYMSISLITAIAVDRYVAVRHPIRARELRSPRQAAAVCVTLWVVVVISLVVRWRLGLQEGGFCFRNHSRQNSGTIAFSLLGFYLPLAIVVFCSLQVVTALAQRPTADVVQAEATRKATHMVWANLAVFIFCFLPLHVVLTVQFSMGANTCAARYTFNRALSITSRLSDSNCCLDAICYYYMAKEFQDASMSAMSSNAPHKSQDSQSLTLT, encoded by the exons ATGAGGATGGACTGGCATCTGTCAGATGG CCCCAGGACCATGAATGCAACTTGCAACAGCAGCAGCACGTGGCCTGATTCGATCACCTACATCTTCACCACCTACTCAGCCTTGCTGCTGGTGCTGGGCCTGCTGCTCAACGGCCTGGCACTCTGGGTATTCTGCTCTCGCATGCACCAGTGGACAGAGACCCGCGTCTATATGACCAACCTGGCTGTGGCTGACCTCTGCCTGCTCTGTTCCCTGCCCTTCATGCTGTACTCCCTGAAAGACACTTCAGACACACCAATCTGTCAGCTCTCGCAGGGCATCTACCTGGTCAATAGGTACATGAGCATAAGCTTGATCACGGCCATCGCTGTGGACCGCTATGTGGCCGTGCGGCATCCGATCCGTGCCCGTGAGCTGCGGTCCCCACGACAGGCTGCCGCAGTGTGTGTGACCCTCTGGGTGGTAGTGGTCATCTCCCTGGTAGTGCGCTGGCGCCTGGGGCTGCAGGAgggtggtttctgcttcaggaaCCACAGCCGGCAAAACTCCGGCACCATCGCGTTCTCGCTGCTGGGCTTCTACCTGCCGCTGGCCATAGTGGTCTTCTGCTCTTTGCAGGTTGTGACTGCACTGGCGCAGAGGCCAACCGCTGATGTAGTGCAGGCAGAGGCCACCCGCAAGGCCACCCACATGGTCTGGGCCAATTTGGCTGTGTTTATCTTCTGCTTCCTACCGCTGCACGTGGTCCTGACCGTGCAGTTCTCCATGGGCGCGAACACCTGTGCTGCCCGTTATACCTTCAACCGCGCCCTGTCCATCACAAGCAGACTCTCAGATTCCAACTGCTGCCTGGACGCCATCTGTTACTACTACATGGCCAAGGAGTTCCAAGATGCATCCATGTCAGCCATGTCCTCCAATGCACCCCACAAGAGCCAAGATTCTCAGAGCTTGACTCTTACCTAG
- the Gpr35 gene encoding G-protein coupled receptor 35 isoform X2 produces the protein MNATCNSSSTWPDSITYIFTTYSALLLVLGLLLNGLALWVFCSRMHQWTETRVYMTNLAVADLCLLCSLPFMLYSLKDTSDTPICQLSQGIYLVNRYMSISLITAIAVDRYVAVRHPIRARELRSPRQAAAVCVTLWVVVVISLVVRWRLGLQEGGFCFRNHSRQNSGTIAFSLLGFYLPLAIVVFCSLQVVTALAQRPTADVVQAEATRKATHMVWANLAVFIFCFLPLHVVLTVQFSMGANTCAARYTFNRALSITSRLSDSNCCLDAICYYYMAKEFQDASMSAMSSNAPHKSQDSQSLTLT, from the coding sequence ATGAATGCAACTTGCAACAGCAGCAGCACGTGGCCTGATTCGATCACCTACATCTTCACCACCTACTCAGCCTTGCTGCTGGTGCTGGGCCTGCTGCTCAACGGCCTGGCACTCTGGGTATTCTGCTCTCGCATGCACCAGTGGACAGAGACCCGCGTCTATATGACCAACCTGGCTGTGGCTGACCTCTGCCTGCTCTGTTCCCTGCCCTTCATGCTGTACTCCCTGAAAGACACTTCAGACACACCAATCTGTCAGCTCTCGCAGGGCATCTACCTGGTCAATAGGTACATGAGCATAAGCTTGATCACGGCCATCGCTGTGGACCGCTATGTGGCCGTGCGGCATCCGATCCGTGCCCGTGAGCTGCGGTCCCCACGACAGGCTGCCGCAGTGTGTGTGACCCTCTGGGTGGTAGTGGTCATCTCCCTGGTAGTGCGCTGGCGCCTGGGGCTGCAGGAgggtggtttctgcttcaggaaCCACAGCCGGCAAAACTCCGGCACCATCGCGTTCTCGCTGCTGGGCTTCTACCTGCCGCTGGCCATAGTGGTCTTCTGCTCTTTGCAGGTTGTGACTGCACTGGCGCAGAGGCCAACCGCTGATGTAGTGCAGGCAGAGGCCACCCGCAAGGCCACCCACATGGTCTGGGCCAATTTGGCTGTGTTTATCTTCTGCTTCCTACCGCTGCACGTGGTCCTGACCGTGCAGTTCTCCATGGGCGCGAACACCTGTGCTGCCCGTTATACCTTCAACCGCGCCCTGTCCATCACAAGCAGACTCTCAGATTCCAACTGCTGCCTGGACGCCATCTGTTACTACTACATGGCCAAGGAGTTCCAAGATGCATCCATGTCAGCCATGTCCTCCAATGCACCCCACAAGAGCCAAGATTCTCAGAGCTTGACTCTTACCTAG